DNA from Mucilaginibacter mallensis:
CCCGATGGCTTAGGCGGCAATGATGATACCGGCCAGATGAGTGCCTGGTATATCTTCAGCTCACTGGGCTTTTACCCGGTGGCTCCGGGCTCGGATCAGTATGCCATTGGCAGTCCGGCGGTTGACCATGCTACCATTAACCTGGAAGATGGCAAAAGCTTTACCATCAACGTAAAGAATCAAAGCCCTAAAAACGTTTATATACAAAAGATAACACTGAACGGCAAACCATTAAAGAGTTACTTCATCAGCCATGCTGATATTTTGAATGGTGGTGAACTCGCATTCGTTATGGGAAGCAGGCATAAATAAACTACTGAAGAGGGATTTAAGAGGGGAGCCGCACAATTAACAGCGGCCGAAGTATTTAATTAATATCGTATAATGAGAAAAATATTGTTAACCGCCTTTGTACTTTCAGGGCAGTTATTATTCGCACAAACTAACAAACCGGGCAATTTAATTCAATATGTAAACCCTTTTATTGGCACTGGAGCTGTGGATACAAACAGCCTTTCAGGTAGTAATTTTCCGGGGCCAACAACGCCGTTTGCCTTTGTCCAATTGAGCCCGGATACGCGTGATGCGCCGGACGACCCGGCATCTGGTTACGATTATAATGATAAAACCATAGTCGGTTTTAGTCATACCCATTTAAGCGGTACCGGTGTAGCCGACTTGTTTGACGTTTTATTAATGCCTACCACTGGTGCGGTTAAGCTGGATCCTGGTAAAGTCGAAGTTAAGGGAAGCGGCTATCGTTCCACTTTTTCGCATCAGCAGGAATCAGCCAAACCAGGCTATTACCAGGTAATGCTGAAAGATTATGGTATTAATGCGGAGCTGACCTCCACCTCGCATGTAGGGTTACACCGTTATACTTTTCCAAAGAGTGACAGCGCGCATATTATTATTGATTTGAACCATTCGCTGGATAAAAAAAGGAGTTACTGGCAATGTCACATTATTGGCGCCGAAATACGGGTAGTGAATAACACAACAATTGAAGGCTACCGTATTTTAACCGGCTGGGCAAAGTTGCGCAAGGTTTATTTCCATGCTGAATTCTCCAAACCATTCACCAGCACCGTGCTGGCTAATGGCCGCAGAAGTGTTGAAAATATGCCGATAATTAATGGCACTTCGCTAAGGGCAGCCTTAAACTTTAATACAACTGATAACGAACAGATATTAGTAAAAGTAGCCCTTTCGCCGGTTAGCATACAGAATGCCCGCTTAAATATGCAGGCGGAACTAGCAGGTTGGGATTTTGACCAGGTGAGTAAACAAAGTGCAAGCCAATGGGAAACAGAATTGGGAAAGATAAAAGTTGACGGCACCCTGCAACAAAAACAGATATTTTATACTGGTCTGTACCACGCCTTTACTCAGCCAAATAATGTGGCAGATGTTAATGGCGATTACCAGGCATCAGACCTTACAATTGGTAATGCACCGGATAAGGCGCATTATTCTACTTTTTCCTTATGGGATACTTACAGGGCCGCGCACCCGCTGTATACTTTTATTCAGCCTGAGAAAACAGCTGCATTTATTAACAGCATGATAAGGCAATATGATACCTATGGCTACCTGCCCATATGGCAATTATGGGGCGACGAGAATTATTGTATGATAGGTAACCACGCCATCCCGGTAATTACCGATGCCATACTAAAAGGTATCCCCGGTATTAATATTGATAAGGCTTATGAAGCAATAAAGGCATCTGCAACTACGGATCATCCCGGTTCGCCATTTACCACATGGGAAAAGTACGGCTATATACCTGAAGATATTGAATCACAATCGGTATCTATAACAGTTGAAATGGCCTATGATGATTGGTGCGTAGCGCAGTTAGCCAAAAAACTAGGCAAAACTGCGGATTATGAGCATTTTATGAAGAGATCAGCTTTTTACAAAAATCTTTATAATCCTAAAACCGGTTTCTTCCAGGCCAGAAATAAGGATGGTAAATGGGTTACCCCATTCAACCCGCTGGATTATGGCGGTAACGGCGGTAGCCCTTATACCGAAGCCAATGCCTGGCAATATGCTTGGTATGTACCGCAAAATGTGCCCGATCTGATCAAATTGATGGGAGGTAATCAATCATTCTCCGCTAAATTGGATACCTTCTTTTCTTTGGCTAACAAGCCGGGTGATGTAAACGGAAACGCATCTGGCTTTATAGGTCAGTATGCACATGGTAATGAGCCAAGCCATCACATCGCTTATTTGTATGATTATGCGGGGCAGCCATGGAAAACCCAGTTTTATGTAGCTAAGGTTTTAAACGAGTTGTATAACAATTCTTCATCAGGTTATCAGGGTAATGAAGATTGTGGGCAGATGTCGTCATGGTACACTTTTAGTGCGATGGGCTTTTACCCGGTAAACCCGGCAAACGGTGTTTATGCTATTGGCTCGCCTATATTAAAGAATGCTGTTATGCAATTGAGCAATGGGAAAACT
Protein-coding regions in this window:
- a CDS encoding GH92 family glycosyl hydrolase — its product is MRKILLTAFVLSGQLLFAQTNKPGNLIQYVNPFIGTGAVDTNSLSGSNFPGPTTPFAFVQLSPDTRDAPDDPASGYDYNDKTIVGFSHTHLSGTGVADLFDVLLMPTTGAVKLDPGKVEVKGSGYRSTFSHQQESAKPGYYQVMLKDYGINAELTSTSHVGLHRYTFPKSDSAHIIIDLNHSLDKKRSYWQCHIIGAEIRVVNNTTIEGYRILTGWAKLRKVYFHAEFSKPFTSTVLANGRRSVENMPIINGTSLRAALNFNTTDNEQILVKVALSPVSIQNARLNMQAELAGWDFDQVSKQSASQWETELGKIKVDGTLQQKQIFYTGLYHAFTQPNNVADVNGDYQASDLTIGNAPDKAHYSTFSLWDTYRAAHPLYTFIQPEKTAAFINSMIRQYDTYGYLPIWQLWGDENYCMIGNHAIPVITDAILKGIPGINIDKAYEAIKASATTDHPGSPFTTWEKYGYIPEDIESQSVSITVEMAYDDWCVAQLAKKLGKTADYEHFMKRSAFYKNLYNPKTGFFQARNKDGKWVTPFNPLDYGGNGGSPYTEANAWQYAWYVPQNVPDLIKLMGGNQSFSAKLDTFFSLANKPGDVNGNASGFIGQYAHGNEPSHHIAYLYDYAGQPWKTQFYVAKVLNELYNNSSSGYQGNEDCGQMSSWYTFSAMGFYPVNPANGVYAIGSPILKNAVMQLSNGKTFSVTVKNSSPANCYIQSVKLNGVAYHKAYITQLDIMNGGKLDFVMGAKPNKSWGTKPDDVPPMWGYTN